From Halomicrobium salinisoli, the proteins below share one genomic window:
- a CDS encoding DUF4352 domain-containing protein: MQRRSYLAMLGATVPLAGLLDDSGAGTAQAQGTEDDAAGTESADETESSTETARDVTATVGELIEGDRLHLVVESVERGADLGEFSEPDAGNEFLLVNLAIKNVADEFVTVSNLLQTRVRDDEDYQYDQTFAGGEQNTFNDGQFAPGEVERGALIFETPADAGGLALTFDFDVSILGGIGRATVDLTSEASEVAQLEQELGIDVYGPGEAVEYGGVEVTVNDARVEDQLGQFATPDEGNEYVIVDVAITNDTGEQQRFSTVLQMMVKDGEGYTYQEDFAATASLDRAFDEGTPLADGETRRGELAYQVTEGRTPLYWVFEFELFNAGDKTFWELRS; this comes from the coding sequence ATGCAGAGACGAAGCTACCTGGCGATGCTCGGGGCGACGGTCCCGCTGGCGGGCTTGCTGGACGACAGCGGAGCCGGCACCGCTCAGGCCCAGGGAACGGAGGACGACGCGGCGGGGACCGAATCAGCAGACGAGACCGAATCGAGCACCGAGACCGCGCGGGACGTGACGGCTACCGTCGGCGAGCTGATCGAGGGCGACCGGCTTCACCTGGTCGTGGAGAGCGTCGAGCGCGGCGCCGACCTGGGCGAGTTCTCTGAGCCCGACGCCGGCAACGAGTTCCTCCTCGTGAACCTCGCCATCAAGAACGTCGCCGACGAGTTCGTCACCGTCAGCAATCTCCTCCAGACCCGTGTGCGCGACGACGAGGACTACCAGTACGACCAGACCTTCGCCGGGGGCGAACAGAACACGTTCAACGACGGCCAGTTCGCTCCGGGCGAGGTAGAGCGGGGCGCGCTCATCTTCGAGACCCCGGCGGACGCCGGTGGCCTCGCGCTGACGTTCGACTTCGACGTCTCGATCCTCGGGGGCATCGGGCGCGCGACGGTCGACCTGACGTCCGAGGCGTCCGAGGTCGCCCAGCTGGAGCAAGAGCTCGGGATCGACGTGTACGGCCCCGGCGAGGCCGTCGAATACGGCGGTGTCGAGGTGACCGTGAACGACGCCCGGGTCGAAGACCAACTCGGGCAGTTCGCGACGCCGGACGAGGGCAACGAGTACGTTATCGTCGACGTCGCGATCACGAACGACACCGGCGAGCAGCAGCGGTTCTCGACGGTCCTTCAGATGATGGTCAAGGACGGAGAGGGATACACGTACCAGGAGGACTTCGCCGCCACCGCCTCACTGGACCGGGCCTTCGACGAGGGGACGCCCCTCGCGGACGGCGAGACCCGCCGCGGCGAACTGGCCTACCAGGTCACCGAAGGACGAACGCCGCTCTACTGGGTGTTCGAGTTCGAACTGTTCAACGCGGGCGACAAGACGTTCTGGGAGCTCAGGTCGTAG
- a CDS encoding GDP-mannose mannosyl hydrolase, producing the protein MSEEHPIPQDDWETIVDSVPLVSVDLVVRHGDGVVLGKRTNEPAKGEWFVPGGVVRKGERLDEAVHRVAEGELGVPVTIQRRLGVYEHFWDEADVESADGKHYVPVGYLVTTDADELAPDDQHADLRTVAPPVDGVDLHPYVRDYFVDAGVLSDGE; encoded by the coding sequence GTGAGCGAGGAACACCCGATCCCGCAGGACGACTGGGAGACGATCGTCGACTCGGTCCCGCTCGTATCGGTCGATCTCGTCGTACGACACGGCGACGGCGTGGTACTGGGAAAGCGGACCAACGAGCCCGCGAAGGGCGAGTGGTTCGTCCCCGGTGGCGTCGTCAGGAAGGGCGAGCGACTCGATGAGGCCGTCCACAGGGTCGCGGAGGGTGAACTCGGCGTCCCCGTCACGATCCAGCGGCGGCTCGGAGTCTACGAGCACTTCTGGGACGAGGCGGACGTCGAGAGCGCGGACGGCAAGCACTACGTGCCCGTGGGATACCTCGTGACGACGGACGCAGACGAACTGGCACCCGACGACCAGCACGCCGACCTCCGGACGGTGGCCCCGCCCGTCGACGGCGTCGACCTCCACCCCTACGTCAGGGACTACTTCGTCGACGCGGGCGTCCTCTCGGACGGGGAGTGA
- a CDS encoding PQQ-dependent sugar dehydrogenase, with amino-acid sequence MTEDDNSTGSEPYPASVRRRSVLKGVAAASGVGLAGVGLAQQDGPVAIRLDGDTAGWMVPDDAGDPVGEGPNPTLTLQPGQDYEVTWENVDGQPHNFAVVDGDDETLLSSEIIEEQGATQTVEFTASEEMAEYLCDVHPVSMRGDVEIGGGAGTATPAGGGQAARFFQRGTEVGVQVVAEGMTAPTDFEDHPELDFYYVTDQTGELWTVDPDEGLSEEPVLNVSDRMVELGTYNGQYGDPESEYDERGLLGVELHPEFPDDQRLFLHYSRPPNEETPEDWSHVEVVSSFEVSEDGTTVDGDSEQVLLSFQKPQYNHDSGPMAFGPDGYLYVPMGDGGGANDDMYGHVDDWYDQNAGGNGQDVTENLLGDVHRIDVDGGDGDRPYGIPEDNPFAGDSEGLDEIYAYGFRNPYGISFDSQGNCFVADAGQNLFEEADVVERGGNYGWNVKEGTHCFSTENAADPEAITDCPDTEPDEAPYDGSELIDPIVEYPHTYQGQNVGIVIIGGHRYENDVIGGLQGKYVFGEWTKDPSRNEPMGRILAATPPEGFDGEGGGTPAADDGDATAGNASAGNATGGDAATVADGVADDNATDGNVTGGKTAPQEPEIEGEEVVPRDELWEMEELVVQGGEDGTLSQFVRMFGRNEEGEIFVLANQLGRLLRAPDSETGYLFKLVPPEEGEELPAIPDPLPGEEPEETAAGDDAAGNETAGNMTAGNETDDAAGN; translated from the coding sequence ATGACAGAAGACGACAACTCGACTGGCTCGGAGCCGTATCCGGCCAGCGTACGGAGACGAAGCGTTCTGAAAGGCGTCGCGGCCGCGAGCGGCGTCGGCCTCGCCGGCGTCGGTCTGGCCCAGCAGGACGGGCCGGTCGCGATCCGACTCGACGGCGACACCGCCGGCTGGATGGTCCCCGACGACGCCGGCGACCCGGTCGGCGAGGGTCCCAACCCGACGCTCACCCTGCAGCCGGGCCAGGACTACGAGGTGACCTGGGAGAACGTCGACGGCCAGCCCCACAACTTCGCCGTCGTCGACGGGGACGACGAGACGCTGCTCAGCAGCGAGATCATCGAAGAGCAGGGCGCGACTCAGACCGTCGAGTTCACCGCGAGCGAGGAGATGGCCGAGTACCTCTGCGACGTCCACCCGGTGAGCATGCGCGGCGACGTCGAGATCGGGGGCGGGGCCGGCACCGCGACGCCCGCCGGGGGCGGTCAGGCCGCCCGGTTCTTCCAGCGGGGCACGGAGGTCGGCGTCCAGGTGGTCGCGGAGGGGATGACCGCCCCGACCGACTTCGAGGACCACCCCGAGCTCGACTTCTACTACGTCACCGACCAGACCGGCGAGCTGTGGACCGTCGATCCCGACGAGGGCCTGTCGGAGGAGCCGGTGCTGAACGTCTCCGACCGGATGGTCGAACTCGGCACGTACAACGGCCAGTACGGCGACCCCGAGAGCGAGTACGACGAGCGCGGCCTGCTGGGCGTCGAGTTACACCCGGAGTTCCCGGACGACCAGCGCCTCTTCCTCCACTACAGCAGACCCCCGAACGAGGAGACGCCGGAGGACTGGTCCCACGTCGAGGTCGTCTCCTCGTTCGAGGTCAGCGAGGACGGCACGACCGTCGACGGCGACTCGGAGCAGGTGCTGCTCTCCTTCCAGAAGCCCCAGTACAACCACGACAGCGGCCCGATGGCGTTCGGCCCCGACGGCTACCTGTACGTGCCCATGGGCGACGGCGGCGGCGCCAACGACGACATGTACGGCCACGTCGACGACTGGTACGACCAGAACGCCGGCGGCAACGGCCAGGACGTCACGGAGAACCTGCTCGGGGACGTCCACCGGATCGACGTCGACGGCGGCGACGGCGACCGGCCATACGGCATCCCGGAGGACAACCCCTTCGCCGGCGACAGCGAGGGGCTGGACGAGATATACGCGTACGGCTTCCGCAACCCGTACGGGATCTCCTTCGACAGCCAGGGGAACTGCTTCGTCGCCGACGCCGGCCAGAACCTCTTCGAGGAGGCCGACGTCGTCGAGCGGGGCGGTAACTACGGCTGGAACGTCAAGGAGGGCACCCACTGTTTCAGCACCGAGAACGCGGCCGATCCCGAGGCCATCACGGACTGCCCGGACACCGAGCCCGACGAGGCGCCCTACGACGGGAGCGAGCTGATCGACCCCATCGTCGAATACCCCCACACCTACCAGGGGCAGAACGTCGGCATCGTGATCATCGGCGGCCACCGCTACGAGAACGACGTGATCGGCGGACTCCAGGGCAAGTACGTCTTCGGCGAGTGGACGAAAGACCCCAGCCGGAACGAGCCGATGGGTCGGATCCTCGCCGCCACGCCGCCCGAGGGGTTCGACGGCGAGGGCGGAGGGACGCCCGCGGCGGACGACGGCGACGCCACGGCCGGTAACGCCTCGGCCGGCAACGCGACGGGCGGCGACGCGGCGACCGTCGCCGACGGCGTCGCGGACGACAACGCGACGGACGGGAACGTCACCGGCGGCAAGACCGCTCCCCAGGAACCGGAGATCGAGGGCGAGGAGGTCGTGCCGCGGGACGAACTGTGGGAGATGGAGGAGCTGGTCGTCCAGGGCGGCGAAGACGGGACGCTCAGCCAGTTCGTCCGAATGTTCGGCCGGAACGAGGAGGGCGAGATCTTCGTCCTCGCGAACCAGCTCGGGCGGCTGCTCCGCGCTCCCGACAGCGAGACCGGATACCTCTTCAAACTGGTCCCGCCGGAGGAGGGCGAGGAGCTCCCCGCCATCCCCGACCCGCTGCCGGGCGAGGAACCGGAGGAGACCGCGGCCGGCGACGACGCCGCCGGCAACGAGACGGCCGGGAACATGACGGCCGGCAACGAGACCGACGACGCGGCCGGGAACTGA
- a CDS encoding DUF5830 family protein, with protein MTDERVELGIELLAHLEHAELSVAEAIDRIEAVTTNPQLQREILEAAEQRGIIERSGGTVEPTASGTYVSFESDVVVKEGEFDCERCGAGISEGHFVTFDDDEVGPYGSTCIRKVLGRE; from the coding sequence GTGACGGACGAGCGCGTCGAGCTGGGGATCGAGCTGCTGGCCCACCTCGAACACGCCGAGCTGTCGGTCGCGGAGGCCATCGACCGGATCGAGGCGGTGACGACCAACCCCCAGCTCCAGCGCGAGATCCTCGAGGCCGCCGAGCAGCGGGGGATCATCGAGCGCTCCGGCGGGACCGTCGAGCCGACGGCCTCTGGCACGTACGTGAGCTTCGAGAGCGACGTGGTCGTCAAGGAGGGCGAGTTCGACTGCGAGCGCTGCGGCGCCGGCATCTCGGAGGGCCACTTCGTCACCTTCGACGACGACGAGGTGGGGCCCTACGGGTCGACGTGCATCAGAAAGGTCCTCGGGCGGGAATAG
- a CDS encoding TVP38/TMEM64 family protein — MDRLTRRQLVATGVVVTVAVVATLLLSPRQILEAVAGLSERPLLFGGALAVLYLVRPLFAWPISPISALVGYVLGLTYGVPVALAGAVLTCVPPFLFARRVGTAGGLFGRLNDAGRRVVEVTGATRGVLAARLSPLPADPVSYGAGLSGVSLRAYLAGTFVGEIPWVFVEVLAGASMRRLALSGLDAGVHVLLASFAVAVLLVAGPVYRHVSAGQPGEASQ; from the coding sequence ATGGATCGGCTCACGCGACGCCAGCTGGTCGCGACCGGCGTGGTCGTGACCGTCGCCGTCGTCGCGACGCTGCTGCTCTCGCCGCGGCAGATTCTCGAGGCGGTCGCCGGGCTTTCCGAGCGACCGCTGCTGTTCGGTGGTGCGCTGGCCGTCCTCTATCTGGTCCGGCCGCTGTTCGCCTGGCCGATCAGCCCCATCTCGGCGCTGGTCGGGTACGTGCTCGGGCTGACCTACGGCGTGCCGGTGGCGCTGGCCGGAGCGGTGCTGACCTGCGTTCCGCCGTTCCTGTTCGCGCGGCGCGTCGGGACGGCCGGAGGGCTGTTCGGCCGGCTCAACGACGCCGGCCGGCGCGTCGTCGAGGTGACGGGGGCGACCCGGGGCGTGCTCGCCGCCCGGCTCTCGCCGCTGCCGGCGGATCCCGTCTCCTACGGCGCCGGGCTCTCGGGCGTGTCGCTGCGGGCCTACCTCGCGGGGACGTTCGTCGGCGAGATCCCGTGGGTGTTCGTCGAGGTGCTCGCGGGGGCGTCGATGCGGCGGCTGGCGCTGTCGGGCCTCGACGCCGGCGTCCACGTCCTGCTGGCGTCGTTCGCCGTGGCCGTGCTCCTCGTCGCCGGACCGGTCTACCGCCACGTCAGCGCGGGGCAGCCGGGCGAAGCGAGTCAGTAG
- a CDS encoding CRTAC1 family protein, with product MRRRGLLAVAVALLAVTAGCAAPLAGGEGAGEDAGEIRFEDATASSGLNYSDAAGTGVGNGNAGVYVADVDGDGWEDVLAVGGERPVLFENREGEFARSDALPELNRPFKSAAFVDYDGDGSEDLLLLPAGGEVVALHNAGGEFERDDVGLGNVTYPLGAAPADYDGDGDRDLLLYQSGDWAVEKPAGYSALNGTLEEDNGNPNYLYENTGDGFERVDDAGIEGERWSLAASFVDLTGDGRPDVHVANDYNSDVIYVNQGDGTFEQRLLRGNTARNGMSSEIADVNRDGRPDVLVTNIHLPISRETMSPERYERVEDFLRWVIHSNRTRGNTLLLNEGGGEFSDGADRWNLRSGGWGWAATAADFDNDGDRDVMHTTQNVVAIDREDPHYTYPMLWEREDGNFTSLDASERGLTEGNRRGMATLDYDRDGDRDVIAATYDGSYTVYENAVNASETSALQLRVVDDRGATAYGAEVRVAADDTQVRTQRPRTDYLSQESRVIHVGLGDAEAADVTVTWPDGTERTFEGVSADQRVLLAPDGIERVGNLTQN from the coding sequence ATGAGACGGCGCGGGCTGCTCGCGGTCGCCGTCGCGCTGCTGGCCGTCACCGCCGGCTGTGCCGCGCCGCTGGCCGGCGGCGAGGGAGCGGGCGAGGACGCCGGCGAGATCCGCTTCGAGGACGCGACCGCCTCGTCCGGGCTGAACTACTCCGACGCCGCCGGGACCGGCGTCGGCAACGGCAACGCCGGCGTCTACGTCGCCGACGTCGACGGCGACGGCTGGGAGGACGTGCTCGCGGTCGGCGGCGAGCGGCCCGTCCTCTTCGAGAACCGCGAGGGCGAGTTCGCCCGCTCGGACGCGTTGCCGGAGCTGAACCGCCCGTTCAAGTCCGCCGCGTTCGTCGACTACGACGGCGACGGCAGCGAGGACCTGCTCCTGTTGCCCGCCGGCGGCGAGGTCGTCGCCCTGCACAACGCGGGCGGCGAGTTCGAGCGCGACGACGTCGGCCTCGGGAACGTCACGTACCCGCTCGGCGCGGCCCCGGCCGACTACGACGGCGACGGCGACCGGGACCTCCTGCTCTACCAGTCGGGCGACTGGGCCGTCGAGAAGCCCGCGGGCTACTCCGCCCTCAACGGCACCCTCGAGGAGGACAACGGGAATCCGAACTACCTCTACGAGAACACCGGCGACGGCTTCGAGCGCGTCGACGACGCCGGCATCGAGGGGGAGCGCTGGAGCCTCGCGGCGAGCTTCGTCGACCTGACCGGCGACGGGCGACCCGACGTCCACGTCGCCAACGACTACAACTCCGACGTGATCTACGTCAACCAGGGCGACGGCACCTTCGAGCAGCGGCTCCTCCGCGGTAACACCGCCCGCAACGGCATGTCCTCGGAGATCGCCGACGTGAACCGCGACGGCCGGCCCGACGTCCTCGTGACCAACATCCACCTGCCGATCAGCCGGGAGACGATGTCGCCCGAGCGCTACGAGCGCGTCGAGGACTTCCTGCGGTGGGTCATCCACTCCAACCGGACCAGGGGCAACACGCTGCTGCTCAACGAGGGCGGCGGCGAGTTCTCCGACGGCGCCGACCGGTGGAACCTCCGCTCCGGCGGGTGGGGGTGGGCCGCTACCGCCGCCGACTTCGACAACGACGGCGACCGCGACGTCATGCACACCACCCAGAACGTCGTCGCGATCGACCGCGAGGACCCCCACTACACCTACCCGATGCTCTGGGAGCGCGAGGACGGCAACTTCACCTCGCTCGACGCCAGCGAGCGCGGCCTGACGGAGGGCAACCGCCGCGGGATGGCCACGCTGGACTACGACCGGGACGGCGACCGGGACGTGATCGCGGCCACCTACGACGGGAGCTACACCGTCTACGAGAACGCGGTGAACGCCAGCGAGACGAGCGCCCTGCAACTGCGGGTCGTCGACGACCGCGGCGCCACGGCCTACGGCGCCGAGGTCCGCGTGGCGGCCGACGACACGCAGGTCCGCACGCAGCGGCCCCGTACGGACTACCTCTCCCAGGAGAGCCGCGTGATCCACGTCGGGCTGGGCGACGCCGAGGCCGCCGACGTGACCGTCACCTGGCCCGACGGCACCGAGCGCACGTTCGAGGGCGTGTCCGCGGACCAGCGCGTCCTGCTCGCGCCGGACGGTATCGAGCGGGTCGGCAACCTCACCCAGAATTAA
- a CDS encoding HVO_2523 family zinc finger protein: MSDGGGRPCPMCERQMYHRHCKYVCPEHGVVFDCADTFY; encoded by the coding sequence ATGAGCGACGGCGGCGGTCGGCCGTGCCCGATGTGCGAGCGCCAGATGTACCACCGCCACTGCAAGTACGTCTGCCCGGAGCACGGCGTGGTCTTCGACTGCGCGGACACCTTCTACTGA
- a CDS encoding SDR family oxidoreductase has protein sequence MSLDDSVALITGASSGIGRATAEALAERGAAVAVSARREDRLESLADDLREDHDADVLVQTADVTDDAQVAALVEATVDEFGRLDTVVANAGLAREGAVEELDSDRFRQMLDVNCAGVFYTARESLPHLRETEGLLVLVGSMAGQYPRPASPVYAATKWFVRGFGKSLAGSVGPDGVGVTVVNPTEVRTEFGSEDGESLGERLDPDEAADPGDVAEGIAFAAEQEPPNVVQELDFYRRDKFEGW, from the coding sequence ATGAGTCTCGACGACAGCGTCGCACTGATCACCGGCGCCAGTTCCGGCATCGGTCGAGCGACCGCCGAAGCGCTCGCCGAGCGGGGCGCCGCCGTCGCCGTCAGCGCCCGCCGCGAGGACCGCCTCGAATCGCTCGCCGACGACCTCAGGGAGGACCACGACGCCGACGTGCTCGTCCAGACGGCCGACGTCACCGACGACGCGCAGGTCGCCGCGCTCGTCGAAGCCACGGTCGACGAGTTCGGTCGCCTCGACACCGTCGTCGCCAACGCGGGCCTCGCCCGCGAGGGCGCCGTCGAGGAACTGGACAGCGACCGGTTCCGGCAGATGCTCGACGTCAACTGCGCCGGCGTCTTCTACACGGCCCGCGAGTCGCTGCCCCACCTCCGCGAGACGGAGGGGCTGCTCGTCCTCGTCGGCAGCATGGCCGGCCAGTACCCCCGGCCGGCCAGCCCCGTCTACGCCGCGACGAAGTGGTTCGTCCGCGGGTTCGGCAAGTCCCTGGCCGGCAGCGTCGGCCCCGACGGCGTCGGCGTCACCGTCGTCAACCCCACCGAGGTCCGCACGGAGTTCGGCTCCGAGGACGGCGAGTCGCTCGGCGAGCGCCTCGACCCGGACGAGGCGGCCGACCCCGGGGACGTCGCAGAGGGCATCGCCTTCGCGGCCGAACAGGAGCCGCCGAACGTCGTCCAGGAACTGGACTTCTACCGCCGGGACAAGTTCGAGGGCTGGTAG
- a CDS encoding DUF7115 domain-containing protein, with protein sequence MEIPDLVQDALGDEEVQAGVSLGDEDTLCFTPTRTLIYRGEGLLSDEDVSEYPHDFERLSVSAGRRKTTFSLTYVDGKREFSVPGNRADPVLERLLESALRVNGVIEPDEGLAGVFRFSELTLAVADQRMLKHVGEYTWDGDYEAFAYDDVTGLHFEDGSVATAVVLAVDGRPERIKAPNDQAALLRKTLEEALFEYHGVGSLDELNRALETDDEGDDGESTADQSESSRGLGLDADIDPLVGGDDGTQADSAPEQEARERPAGEEGGQPRAESEWSSANAGGAGNADSRSDDRATAASADRSRSAGGGTGTAETTQRPTDRDDDLAAVEEQLAELTEAVQRQNELLERQQQTVKQLIKELRQGR encoded by the coding sequence ATGGAGATACCAGACCTCGTCCAGGACGCGCTCGGGGACGAGGAGGTGCAGGCAGGGGTGAGCCTCGGGGACGAGGACACGCTCTGTTTTACCCCGACGCGGACGCTCATCTACAGGGGTGAGGGACTGCTCAGCGACGAAGACGTCTCCGAGTACCCGCACGACTTCGAGCGGCTGTCGGTCTCGGCGGGCCGGCGCAAGACGACGTTCTCGCTGACCTACGTCGACGGCAAGCGGGAGTTCTCCGTGCCGGGTAACCGCGCCGATCCCGTCCTCGAACGGCTGCTCGAGAGCGCGCTGCGGGTCAACGGCGTCATCGAACCCGACGAGGGGCTCGCGGGCGTGTTCCGCTTCAGCGAACTGACGCTGGCCGTCGCCGACCAGCGCATGCTCAAGCACGTCGGCGAGTACACCTGGGACGGCGACTACGAGGCCTTCGCCTACGACGACGTGACCGGGCTGCACTTCGAGGACGGCAGCGTCGCCACCGCCGTCGTGCTGGCGGTCGACGGCCGCCCAGAGCGGATCAAGGCGCCCAACGACCAGGCGGCGCTGCTGCGCAAGACCCTGGAGGAGGCCCTCTTCGAGTACCACGGCGTCGGCTCGCTCGACGAACTCAACCGCGCCCTCGAGACGGACGACGAGGGCGACGACGGCGAGTCCACGGCAGACCAGTCCGAGTCCTCGCGCGGCCTCGGGCTCGACGCCGACATCGATCCCCTGGTCGGCGGCGACGACGGGACCCAGGCGGACTCGGCACCCGAGCAGGAGGCCCGAGAGCGTCCCGCCGGCGAGGAGGGCGGACAGCCGCGGGCGGAGAGCGAGTGGTCGAGCGCGAACGCGGGCGGCGCTGGGAACGCCGACTCGCGCTCGGACGACCGCGCGACGGCCGCGTCCGCCGACCGGAGTCGCTCCGCCGGCGGCGGGACCGGCACCGCCGAGACCACCCAGCGACCCACGGACCGCGACGACGACCTCGCGGCCGTCGAGGAGCAACTGGCCGAACTGACCGAGGCCGTCCAGCGCCAGAACGAACTCCTCGAACGCCAGCAGCAGACCGTCAAGCAGCTCATCAAGGAGCTCCGCCAGGGCCGGTAG
- a CDS encoding AI-2E family transporter — MPGPESPFERARLGWWLYIAVLAIVAGYLAYSFVGILALGVFGYYATRPIYREVEGVIDSDGHVAAATILLVLGPILLLLAYAGFRVFGEVMQFLGESGQQQLLGGALEALTDQQRQSVLSIVENPQQLADQPRQTFEMALQTGGQVFSAVAGGLLLVSLAVTLTYFLLENGDDLAEGFRELVGGRETTAYSYATTVDEDLESVFFGNFLFVVAMSIVAAAAYWGTNLLAPDPLAVPMVPVLAVLTGVASLIPIVVGKVIYLPVVGYLAVQAVQGDQAHLAFVGGVLVAYFLVLDILPQTFIQPLVTGRTVNPVLLLFAYLLGPILFGWYGFFLLPILFVLLLEAVRIALPELLHGEPLTRRLSMGEDVGTDPGAVQESVPEEESADDAAGDQ; from the coding sequence ATGCCCGGACCGGAGTCGCCGTTCGAGCGAGCACGCCTCGGCTGGTGGCTCTACATCGCCGTGTTGGCGATCGTGGCGGGATACCTCGCGTACTCCTTCGTCGGGATTCTGGCTCTGGGCGTCTTCGGCTACTACGCGACGCGGCCGATCTACCGGGAGGTCGAGGGCGTGATCGACTCCGACGGCCACGTGGCGGCGGCGACGATACTGCTGGTCCTCGGTCCGATCCTCCTGCTGCTGGCGTACGCCGGCTTTCGGGTGTTCGGAGAGGTCATGCAGTTCCTCGGCGAGTCCGGCCAGCAGCAGTTGCTCGGCGGCGCCCTCGAGGCGCTGACCGACCAGCAGCGGCAGTCGGTGCTCTCCATCGTCGAGAACCCCCAGCAGCTGGCGGACCAGCCGCGACAGACGTTCGAGATGGCGCTCCAGACCGGGGGCCAGGTCTTCTCGGCCGTCGCCGGTGGACTGCTGCTGGTGTCGCTCGCGGTGACGCTGACGTACTTCCTGCTGGAGAACGGCGACGACCTCGCCGAGGGGTTCCGGGAACTGGTCGGCGGGCGGGAGACGACCGCCTACAGCTACGCCACGACGGTCGACGAGGACCTCGAGTCGGTCTTCTTCGGCAACTTCCTGTTCGTCGTCGCGATGTCGATCGTCGCGGCGGCCGCGTACTGGGGGACGAACCTCCTGGCGCCGGACCCGCTCGCGGTTCCGATGGTGCCCGTGCTCGCCGTCCTGACGGGCGTCGCCAGCCTGATCCCGATCGTCGTCGGCAAGGTGATCTACCTCCCCGTCGTCGGCTACCTGGCCGTGCAGGCCGTCCAGGGGGACCAGGCTCACCTGGCGTTCGTCGGCGGCGTGCTGGTGGCGTACTTCCTCGTGCTCGACATCCTGCCGCAGACCTTCATCCAGCCCCTCGTCACGGGACGCACGGTGAACCCGGTGTTGCTGCTGTTCGCGTACCTGCTCGGGCCGATCCTGTTCGGCTGGTACGGCTTTTTCCTCCTGCCGATCCTGTTCGTCCTGCTGCTGGAGGCGGTCCGGATCGCCCTCCCGGAGCTGCTGCACGGTGAGCCGCTGACCCGTCGCCTGTCGATGGGCGAGGACGTCGGGACCGACCCGGGCGCCGTACAGGAGTCGGTTCCGGAGGAGGAGTCGGCCGACGACGCGGCGGGCGATCAGTGA